The following are from one region of the Nicotiana tabacum cultivar K326 chromosome 3, ASM71507v2, whole genome shotgun sequence genome:
- the LOC142176504 gene encoding uncharacterized protein LOC142176504 has translation MADFSYCIHTLLLNELPWKGDYYTWSNKQQGSDRILSRIDRVFGNDMWMMNWGNVCTEYDTPLISDHSPMLLNIKIVRLNVKSPFRFFNVWVTHEDFETMVENIWKRGVVDDKMEDIWKKLKALKPDFKRLNNEEYKGIA, from the coding sequence ATGGCTGACTTCTCATACTGCATTCACACCCTTCTCTTGAATGAGCTACCATGGAAAGGAGACTACTACACCTGGTCAAATAAACAGCAAGGTTCTGACAGGATACTAAGTAGGATTGATAGAGTATTTGGCAATGATATGTGGATGATGAACTGGGGCAATGTGTGCACTGAGTATGACACTCCATTAATATCTGATCACTCACCTATGTTGCTCAATATAAAAATTGTAAGACTCAATGTCAAATCCCCTTTTAGGTTCTTTAATGTATGGGTAACTCATGAGGATTTTGAAACAATGGTGGAGAACATATGGAAGAGAGGAGTAGTTGATGATAAAATGGAGGACATCTGGAAAAAACTCAAAGCCCTTAAACCAGATTTCAAAAGGCTTAACAATGAAGAGTATAAGGGCATAGCATAG
- the LOC142179455 gene encoding uncharacterized protein LOC142179455 isoform X1, which translates to MGRKSCARRWWHFGQYHFSKEVAAESVASAMSGPSFSLFSDSQSPLSRNPSSSHVENTTENVELEGGKGKNINAASVDETPYLSLPDTNSEPVIGDVPVTDKGKGKVVGDSELGGSRRESVPETETQPVDVDCTDDSQLKKRKIGVAPKKCWDFLVPIDLDYKPKVDWDTNCHVIHQLKANLSKRQLRLFKKTCFGYFLDLPPVIVQIRIMHHLLMREVHHEVKNEMRFVVNDSRLRFGLGEFALVTGLKCKGGTSIESIAENRLISKYFGTASVTFAQLADCFKKKKWETDDDALKIAVLYFVNNFLFSQLKTKSISRSYIDLVDSGDFNNYPWGIDVYKATIDSCSNKFQDKPSFYRLGGFPLALQTWLYECCPSLDGHFADHLGNNKLPRILKWAVVGQIPNE; encoded by the exons ATGGGTCGGAAGAGTTGTGCGCGTAGATGGTGGCACTTTGGacaatatcatttttcaaaagaAGTAGCTGCTGAATCCGTTGCCTCAGCCATGTCTGGGCctagtttttccttattttctgatTCTCAGTCTCCACTTAGTCGTAACCCTAGCAGTAGTCATGTTGAAAACACAACTGAAAATGTAGAATTAGAGGGTGGAAAAGGCAAAAATATTAATGCCGCGTCAGTCGATGAAACTCCCTACCTGTCATTACCCGACACAAATTCCGAACCAGTCATAGGAGATGTTCCTGTGACTGATaagggaaaaggtaaagttgttgGGGATTCTGAGTTAGGGGGAAGCCGACGTGAATCCGTGCCTGAAACAGAGACTCAACCAGTAGATGTTGATTGTACCGATGATTCTCAgttaaagaagagaaaaattggTGTCGCACCCAAGAAG TGTTGGGATTTCCTTGTGCCTATTGACTTAGATTATAAACCAAAGGTTGATTGGGATACCAATTGCCatgttattcatcaattgaaaGCGAATTTATCAAAGCGGCAACTTCGACTGTTTAAGAAAACATGCTTTGGCTATTTTTTGGATCTGCCACCAGTGATTGTGCAGATTCGTATTATGCACCATTTGCTTATGAGAGAAGTACATCATGAGGTTAAAAATGAGATGCGGTTTGTAGTGAATGATTCTAGGTTGCGGTTTGGCTTGGGTGAATTTGCACTTGTTACTGGGTTGAAATGTAAGGGTGGTACAAGTATAGAGAGCATAGCAGAGAATaggttgatttcaaaatattttgggacTGCATCTGTGACATTTGCCCAACTAGCAGACTGttttaagaagaagaaatgggaaaCGGATGATGATGCATTGAAGATAGCAGTCCTGTATTTTGTCAACAACTTCTtattttctcaactcaaaacaaaGTCTATTTCACGGTCTTACATTGACTTGGTTGATTCTGGTGATTTTAATAATTATCCCTGGGGTATAGATGTTTATAAAGCTACAATTGACTCATGTTCCAACAAGTTTCAAGATAAGCCTTCTTTTTATAGACTTGGTGGCTTCCCGTTGGCTTTACAGACTTGGTTGTATGAATGCTGCCCAAGTTTGGATGGTCACTTTGCTGATCATCTTGGAAACAACAAACTTCCACGAATTTTGAAATGGGCAGTCGTGGGTCAAATCCCAAATGAGTGA
- the LOC142179455 gene encoding uncharacterized protein LOC142179455 isoform X2 produces the protein MCSLQRKQLKNITPTDDKKKQFDVRGLSFEIEVECTDSQPSQPDSFQVFGTQLPKTKSIPESTGGDSQPTNAEVMKELQALTFFVENKFEEVLAAIGRQSVKPEENSAHKQQDDDLRSAPFVNEHDFGLDSNFELSASAIDQITAITQQATYKQSSHDVKKSGPAPLPSGIPVQTRGNVVIKSNTAPQACRVDGVGQVDVGGSNVNFPSAPCRHGGDLHLDSDFEYTDSQLYLIAAITQGGRRNVNQYGNDLTTRAVNKSKPDQSVSRNIVQIQTDVETTPAVLTRKRRPATVKQSPYRNDWQSGVSAVGGSSKVIKGRFPFVNDISETVDFKLTTAFSNFVEANMQLGEEVYLPGDQKLEPYFDFEVE, from the exons ATGTGTAGCTTGCAACGCAAGCAG CTAAAGAACATCACCCCAACTGATGATAAGAAGAAACAATTTGATGTGCGTGGTCTAAGCTTTGAAATTGAAGTTGAGTGCACTGACAGCCAACCCAGCCAGCCCGATAGCTTTCAGGTTTTTGGCACTCAATTACCAAAGACAAAAAGTATACCTGAAAGTACTGGAGGTGATTCCCAACCTACCAATGCTGAGGTAATGAAGGAGTTACAAGCTTTGACGTTTTTTGTAGAGAACAAGTTTGAGGAGGTGCTTGCAGCTATTGGTAGGCAGTCAGTGAAACCAGAGGAAAATTCAGCG CACAAGCAACAGGATGATGATTTGCGTTCTG CCCCCTTCGTAAATGAGCATGATTTTGGCTTGGATTCTAACTTTGAACTATCTGCATCTGCAATTGATCAAATCACCGCTATTACACAACAAGCAACATATAAGCAATCATCTCATGATGTTAAAAAGTCGGGTCCTGCTCCGCTGCCATCAGGAATCCCTGTACAGACACGAGGAAATGTTGTTATTAAGTCTAATACTGCTCCACAGG CATGTAGGGTTGATGGTGTTGGTCAAGTGGATGTTGGTGGAAGTAATGTGAATTTTCCTTCTG CTCCATGTCGACACGGGGGTGATCTTCACttggattctgattttgaatataCTGATTCTCAACTTTATCTAATTGCTGCCATTACACAAGGAGGGAGACGTAATGTAAATCAATATGGAAATGATCTGACAACTCGTGCTGTAAATAAGTCTAAACCTGATCAGTCGGTATCAAGAAATATTGTTCAGATACAAACAGATGTTGAAACTACTCCTGCAGTTTTAACACGGAAAAGGCGACCCGCAACTGTAAAACAGTCACCGTATAGAAATGACTGGCAATCTGGTGTTAGTGCAGTTGGGGGATCCTCGAAGGTTATCAAAGGAAGATTTCCATTTGTAAATGACATTTCAGAGACGGTTGATTTTAAGCTTACGACTGCATTCTCAAACTTTGTTGAAGCAAATATGCAATTGGGAGA GGAAGTGTATTTACCTGGTGATCAAAAGCTAGAGCCTTATTTTGACTTTGAAGTTGAATAG